In a single window of the Acidobacteriaceae bacterium genome:
- a CDS encoding TonB-dependent receptor — protein MRVIETGNKQGRVGLIVRGVAVLVLAVLAGAGANRAGAQVLYGTITGEVTDPTGADIPNAKVTVTNQANGETRQTTTAGHGEYTVPNLEPGPYTISIAPMASFGGYTQKNVAVEVNSVVRVNAALQPASVNAEVTVDTSAPILQTETAEVNHQISQTELAQLPITSSQGRNFQSLYSLIPGTTNVQENNSTAGNPARSFMANVNGISANGNTTRIDGAINDYGWLPYLVAYIPPADGIETVNFTTNSFNAEQGVAGGASINVILKSGTNALHGSAWEYNQLSNVNARGYTITQAAYPRIPKNIYNEFGFSIGGPVYIPKILTGKSKLFFFQDFDRTTRRQLLSGLDTVVDTKMLSGDFSEVAGLAGSANGTLYDPQPPGLVCTPSTCTNGYLNVGLRPTFMSEYGCNCIPASRQFPGSAKMAALLQPISSVVGTPTPTQLNNQLFQDYPASGTFAYNRNASDSKVTYNPSDRTSLFGHYSIQPFSALDPQPLGGAGGAPLDGGQPGAAAGRMQNVGIDFSHVITSRLVVDADGGYTRQVTGAQSVLDIADGDFGLNTLGIPGTNGIGPNYVGQPVLAFYGETSSGAPGLSTLGNAQTANPFLFRDNQFTADINVSWNLGKHSTKYGFTYYHFDLNHFQPTGGGAIVNPRGGFYFQGGMTTNSTSLQNSYLAFADFLLGLPNYNGNPSVQKAVQLYNPNSMRWTELAAYAQDQWQITPRLTLNYGARYEFYPVAYRDHSGIYRLDPTLPQSGNVIIGGVNGNPESAGVNVGWGQIVPRLGIAYRVTDRLVVRTGGGITSDPDSMRFLRDSYPMDQAPSFSGSGTDTIAVNAGQALPLSVGIPTPVLPNVAAGIVSLPVSGSTNTLPANYRRGYIESWNLFVEQDLGSGFVANIGYVGTHEVRQPANYTLNSAPLPSGSSVCMANGQFNPSSPYYNGTPGTNPCNSAANETINIGAPCPAGTTGNAQGICYNTGGITMNAPTFSSNYNALQSQLSRRAGRLAQYGLIYTWSHAFDFDDNGAGSGSTGPSFAYPAYWSRNRASAGYDRTNNLQFWWIYHLPWGRDQRWANHGVASAIFGGFQVNGQLSHVSGAPFSVSASTNALNAPGNAEFADLVKPYRQLSGHARGAGSNVTGGNTWFDTTAFANPVEPTNSATAVPGTIVSPHFGNTHRNEFRGPGVTQINASIFRGFHIWRESEFQLRAEAFNVLNHALLNNPNATVGGSTFGYITSFGAPYSPTAGTRTLQFSGRFNF, from the coding sequence ATGCGCGTCATCGAGACGGGAAATAAGCAGGGGCGAGTGGGGTTGATCGTCCGGGGAGTGGCGGTTCTGGTCCTGGCAGTGCTCGCGGGCGCGGGCGCGAATCGGGCCGGGGCACAGGTGCTCTACGGAACAATCACCGGAGAGGTGACGGACCCGACCGGCGCCGACATTCCGAACGCCAAGGTCACGGTCACGAACCAGGCGAACGGCGAAACCCGCCAGACGACCACGGCTGGGCACGGCGAGTACACGGTGCCGAACCTTGAGCCCGGGCCGTACACGATTTCAATTGCTCCGATGGCGAGCTTCGGCGGATACACGCAAAAGAACGTCGCGGTTGAGGTGAACAGCGTTGTGCGCGTGAATGCCGCGCTGCAGCCGGCGAGCGTGAATGCGGAGGTGACGGTGGACACGTCAGCGCCGATCCTGCAGACGGAGACGGCGGAGGTGAACCACCAGATCTCGCAGACCGAACTTGCGCAACTGCCGATCACATCCTCGCAGGGACGTAACTTTCAGTCGCTCTACTCGCTGATCCCGGGAACCACAAACGTGCAGGAGAACAACTCCACGGCCGGCAATCCTGCGCGCTCCTTTATGGCCAACGTGAATGGCATTTCGGCGAATGGCAACACCACCCGCATCGACGGGGCGATCAACGACTATGGATGGTTGCCGTATCTGGTGGCGTATATCCCCCCGGCTGACGGTATTGAAACCGTGAACTTCACTACCAACTCCTTCAATGCCGAGCAGGGCGTGGCGGGCGGCGCGTCCATCAACGTCATCCTGAAGAGCGGAACGAACGCCCTGCACGGCAGCGCGTGGGAGTACAACCAGCTCTCCAATGTAAATGCCCGCGGCTACACGATTACGCAAGCGGCTTATCCCAGGATTCCCAAAAACATCTACAACGAGTTTGGTTTCTCCATCGGCGGACCGGTGTACATACCGAAGATTCTGACGGGAAAGAGCAAGCTGTTCTTCTTCCAGGACTTTGATCGGACGACGCGGCGGCAGTTGCTTTCCGGCCTGGATACGGTTGTGGACACCAAGATGCTGAGTGGTGATTTCTCAGAAGTTGCGGGTCTCGCCGGCTCAGCGAATGGCACGCTGTATGATCCTCAGCCGCCAGGCCTTGTTTGCACTCCGTCTACCTGCACCAACGGCTACCTCAATGTGGGACTGCGGCCGACATTCATGTCAGAGTATGGCTGCAATTGCATCCCCGCATCACGTCAGTTCCCGGGTTCGGCCAAAATGGCAGCTTTGCTTCAGCCGATCTCGTCAGTAGTGGGTACGCCGACACCGACGCAACTCAACAATCAGCTATTTCAGGATTATCCGGCCTCTGGCACGTTTGCTTACAACCGCAACGCGTCGGATTCCAAGGTGACGTACAACCCGAGTGACAGGACCAGCCTGTTTGGTCACTACAGCATTCAACCTTTCTCTGCTCTTGATCCTCAGCCGCTTGGCGGTGCAGGTGGCGCTCCTCTGGATGGTGGCCAACCCGGCGCCGCTGCAGGCCGCATGCAGAATGTGGGAATTGACTTCAGCCATGTCATCACATCGAGACTGGTGGTCGACGCGGACGGCGGTTATACCCGTCAAGTGACCGGCGCTCAGTCAGTGCTGGATATCGCGGACGGCGACTTCGGCCTGAATACGCTCGGCATTCCCGGAACCAACGGAATCGGGCCCAATTATGTGGGTCAGCCGGTTCTCGCTTTCTATGGAGAAACCAGCAGCGGCGCTCCCGGGTTATCGACGCTCGGCAACGCGCAGACTGCGAATCCATTCCTGTTCCGCGATAACCAGTTCACCGCGGACATCAACGTGAGCTGGAATCTTGGCAAACATTCCACCAAGTACGGTTTTACGTACTATCACTTTGACCTGAACCACTTTCAGCCCACAGGCGGCGGCGCGATTGTGAATCCGCGCGGCGGCTTCTACTTCCAGGGCGGCATGACGACCAACAGCACGAGTCTGCAAAACTCCTACCTTGCGTTTGCAGATTTCCTGCTCGGTTTGCCGAACTATAACGGCAACCCTTCGGTCCAGAAGGCAGTTCAACTCTACAACCCGAACTCAATGCGCTGGACCGAACTCGCGGCCTATGCGCAGGACCAGTGGCAAATCACGCCGAGGCTGACGCTGAATTACGGCGCTCGTTACGAGTTCTATCCGGTGGCCTACAGAGACCATTCGGGCATTTATCGTCTTGACCCAACATTGCCACAATCGGGAAACGTCATCATCGGCGGTGTGAACGGAAACCCTGAGAGCGCCGGTGTCAATGTGGGCTGGGGACAGATCGTGCCGCGTCTTGGTATCGCTTACCGGGTCACCGACCGATTGGTGGTCCGCACAGGCGGTGGTATCACTTCCGATCCGGACAGTATGCGCTTCCTGCGTGACTCTTATCCGATGGACCAGGCCCCCTCATTCTCAGGCTCCGGAACCGATACCATTGCCGTCAATGCCGGTCAGGCGTTGCCTCTCTCGGTGGGAATTCCAACGCCGGTTCTGCCCAATGTTGCAGCCGGAATTGTCTCGCTGCCTGTGAGCGGATCTACCAATACACTGCCAGCGAATTACCGGCGTGGGTATATCGAGAGTTGGAACCTGTTCGTCGAGCAGGACCTTGGCTCCGGCTTCGTCGCAAACATCGGATACGTTGGCACCCATGAGGTACGCCAGCCCGCAAACTATACCCTGAACTCGGCGCCGTTACCCAGCGGCTCGTCGGTTTGCATGGCGAACGGCCAGTTCAATCCGTCCTCGCCGTACTACAACGGAACTCCCGGAACGAACCCCTGCAACTCTGCCGCAAACGAGACTATCAATATCGGTGCGCCATGCCCTGCCGGCACAACAGGCAATGCTCAGGGCATCTGCTACAACACCGGCGGCATTACGATGAACGCTCCGACGTTCAGCTCCAACTACAACGCTCTGCAGTCTCAGCTTTCGCGTCGCGCTGGTCGCCTGGCTCAGTACGGACTTATCTACACCTGGTCCCACGCCTTTGATTTCGACGACAACGGTGCGGGGTCTGGCTCAACTGGGCCGTCGTTCGCCTACCCTGCATACTGGTCCCGCAACCGGGCTTCTGCCGGCTACGATCGCACGAACAACCTGCAGTTCTGGTGGATCTACCATCTGCCGTGGGGCAGGGATCAACGGTGGGCAAACCACGGTGTGGCGAGCGCGATCTTTGGTGGCTTCCAGGTGAACGGGCAACTTAGCCATGTGAGCGGTGCACCGTTCTCGGTGAGCGCAAGTACCAATGCGCTCAACGCGCCGGGTAACGCGGAATTCGCCGACCTGGTCAAGCCGTATCGTCAACTCAGTGGTCATGCACGTGGTGCTGGTTCTAACGTCACAGGCGGTAACACCTGGTTTGATACGACAGCGTTTGCAAACCCAGTGGAGCCAACCAACAGTGCAACAGCAGTCCCTGGCACCATCGTGAGTCCGCACTTCGGCAACACGCACCGTAATGAGTTCCGTGGACCTGGCGTTACGCAGATCAACGCCAGCATCTTCCGCGGATTCCACATCTGGCGGGAGAGCGAGTTCCAGCTCAGAGCAGAGGCCTTCAATGTGCTGAATCATGCTCTGCTGAACAACCCGAATGCAACGGTGGGTGGCTCTACGTTTGGCTACATAACGAGCTTCGGTGCCCCGTACTCTCCAACCGCGGGCACCCGTACGCTGCAGTTCAGCGGGCGATTCAACTTCTAA
- a CDS encoding ROK family transcriptional regulator codes for MAKNTETNGGRQPAAHGTTHALRRADLAYVRLASSEVARDINRDVILELVRAKQPVARVELARASGLYPSTVSSIVEELIEEGWVVEGGTQRLPRGRRPTLLSLNEDIVMLAVDVRPEQATIAVVDMNSRLLSQKAIVLPSNVDRAMPELIAALERMREMHPTKTFEGVGLSMPGRVDPVTQQLVLAPNLRWAGHEIGGLIESALGLKVEMENEANACLIAEVWSGRLDGVSDAVLVAISEGIGTAVLSNGQMITGHGGLAGEFGHVVLDPTGLKCGCGRTGCWEMFASTRAAVRYYNEAKGKEDSGMTGTRLLNLAVDDDPAAVQALSRQAEYLGRGLHAITAALSPEVILFTGELTSAWQRFGPIVEKELKRQMLAGPAPRVMTTLNPEFARLRGAAALVLQRHSGYHRTHMHSRPRGRSQSDPETAGTAAHAE; via the coding sequence GTGGCGAAGAACACGGAGACAAACGGGGGAAGGCAGCCGGCGGCGCACGGAACCACGCACGCGTTGCGACGCGCAGACCTGGCATACGTCAGGCTGGCGTCGAGCGAGGTGGCACGCGACATTAACCGCGACGTGATCCTGGAGCTGGTGCGCGCGAAGCAACCGGTGGCGCGCGTAGAGCTGGCGAGGGCGTCGGGCCTGTACCCGAGCACGGTTTCGTCGATTGTTGAGGAGTTGATTGAAGAGGGATGGGTGGTGGAGGGCGGAACGCAGCGGCTGCCGCGCGGCCGCCGGCCGACTCTGTTGTCGCTGAACGAAGACATCGTGATGCTGGCGGTCGATGTGCGGCCGGAGCAGGCGACGATTGCGGTGGTGGACATGAACAGCCGCCTGCTTTCGCAGAAAGCGATTGTGCTGCCGTCGAATGTAGACCGCGCGATGCCGGAGCTGATTGCGGCGCTGGAGCGGATGCGCGAGATGCATCCGACGAAGACATTCGAAGGCGTGGGCCTGAGCATGCCGGGACGAGTGGATCCGGTGACACAACAGTTGGTGCTGGCTCCGAACCTGCGTTGGGCGGGGCACGAGATCGGCGGCCTGATTGAGTCGGCGCTGGGGCTGAAGGTGGAGATGGAGAACGAGGCCAACGCCTGCCTGATTGCGGAGGTGTGGTCCGGCCGGCTGGATGGTGTAAGCGACGCCGTGCTGGTCGCGATCTCGGAAGGTATTGGCACGGCTGTGCTGAGCAACGGCCAGATGATTACGGGGCACGGTGGCCTGGCGGGGGAATTTGGGCACGTGGTCCTGGACCCCACGGGATTGAAGTGCGGCTGCGGGCGGACCGGATGCTGGGAGATGTTTGCATCCACGCGCGCGGCGGTGCGGTATTACAACGAAGCGAAGGGCAAGGAAGACAGCGGCATGACGGGAACTCGGCTGCTGAACCTGGCGGTCGACGACGACCCGGCTGCTGTGCAGGCGCTGAGCCGGCAGGCGGAGTACCTGGGACGCGGTCTGCACGCGATCACGGCGGCGTTGTCGCCGGAGGTGATTCTGTTCACGGGCGAGCTGACGTCGGCATGGCAGCGGTTTGGACCGATTGTGGAGAAGGAGCTGAAGCGCCAGATGCTGGCGGGACCGGCTCCGCGGGTGATGACGACGCTGAACCCCGAGTTTGCGCGGTTGAGGGGAGCGGCGGCACTGGTTCTGCAGCGGCATTCGGGTTATCACCGGACGCACATGCACTCGCGGCCGCGGGGACGCAGCCAGTCGGACCCGGAGACGGCGGGTACGGCAGCACACGCAGAGTGA
- a CDS encoding glycosyl hydrolase 115 family protein has protein sequence MRVALIVVALVMGSVRAWGLGESKYVSTAPVRGGFVLEADGRSAALLVSDKDWPGVVRAVGDLSADVGRVTGRAAAVVKDVAAAKGEDVVIIGTIGKSPLIDALVKAKKLDVSDVAGKWESGVTTIVEHPMPGVRRALVIAGADKRGTIYGIYDLSEQIGVSPWYWWADVRVPHQDALYVMPGRVVQPVPAVKYRGIFFNDEAPCLSGWTKEKFGGMNHEFYTKVFELLLRLKANFLWPAMWNNAFAMDDPENPKLADEYGIVMGTSHEEPMMRAEKEWTRGDHGKWDYTTNQKEIDDFWRAGMERDKNYEEVVTLGMRGENDTPMSAGANTQLLEKIVADQRQILKETVNPDLAKVPQVWALYKEVQGYYEKGMRVPDDVTLLWSDDNWGDLRRLPTAEERKRSGGAGIYYHFDYVGGPRSYKWLNTVPITKTQEQMHLALEYGADRLWVVNVGDGKPMEFPMEFLLSYARTPQRWGYTRDGGDHLDEFTLDWAKREFGPEHAREIANEMEEYTRYNGRRKPELIDPTTFSLANYHEADRVYEEWDGLARRVDKLATELPENERASYFELIQYPVDACANLTEMYITAGRNALDARLGNPKANDEASDVQRMFAKDATLSEEYNHSLMNGKWDHMMDQTHIGYVSWNDPPVNVMPAVSWVQVPQEGSLGVSAEDAMFTRVGGRFEFSLGTVDSVNQQTRTLTLFDRGKTPVPFAVKTSASWLMVSKSEGMLESAEQSVVVSVDWSKVPGDEADGTATVSSGDARPVVYTLRAKRLPITRENAQGFVESDGYVAMEAADTTARTADDAANGTMHWVELPGYGETKSGMTVFPVTAASEANSGTSLDYRMYLYDAGKFELQMMLSPTLNFVPGRGLRFAVSVDDGPRTMVDALGNNTDKEWAEAVSDGVRRVSVPLTIATAGYHTLKVWAVDPAVVVERVVLSYGRLRPSYLGPPESFHAGVAAGLR, from the coding sequence ATGCGTGTTGCTTTGATCGTCGTGGCGCTGGTGATGGGATCGGTGCGGGCCTGGGGTCTGGGTGAGTCGAAATATGTGAGTACGGCGCCGGTGCGCGGAGGGTTTGTGCTGGAAGCCGACGGGCGATCTGCGGCGCTGCTGGTGAGCGATAAGGACTGGCCGGGCGTGGTGCGGGCCGTGGGCGACCTAAGCGCGGACGTGGGGCGGGTGACGGGGCGTGCAGCGGCGGTGGTCAAGGATGTTGCGGCCGCGAAGGGTGAGGATGTCGTGATCATCGGGACGATTGGAAAGAGTCCGCTGATTGACGCGCTGGTGAAGGCGAAGAAGCTGGATGTGAGCGATGTCGCGGGCAAGTGGGAGTCCGGGGTGACGACGATCGTCGAGCATCCGATGCCGGGTGTGCGGCGTGCGCTGGTGATTGCGGGTGCAGACAAGCGCGGCACGATCTACGGGATCTATGACCTGAGCGAGCAGATCGGGGTGTCGCCGTGGTACTGGTGGGCGGATGTTCGGGTGCCGCATCAGGATGCGCTGTACGTGATGCCGGGGCGAGTGGTGCAGCCGGTGCCGGCGGTGAAGTATCGAGGAATCTTCTTCAACGATGAGGCGCCGTGCCTGTCAGGGTGGACGAAGGAGAAGTTCGGCGGGATGAATCATGAGTTCTACACGAAGGTGTTTGAGTTGCTGCTGCGGCTGAAGGCGAACTTCCTTTGGCCGGCGATGTGGAACAACGCATTTGCGATGGACGATCCGGAGAACCCGAAGCTGGCGGATGAGTACGGGATTGTGATGGGGACCTCGCATGAGGAGCCGATGATGCGCGCGGAGAAGGAGTGGACGCGCGGGGATCACGGCAAGTGGGATTACACGACGAATCAGAAGGAGATTGATGACTTCTGGCGTGCGGGGATGGAGCGCGACAAGAACTATGAAGAGGTTGTGACGCTCGGCATGCGCGGAGAAAACGATACGCCGATGTCCGCCGGTGCGAACACCCAATTGCTGGAGAAGATTGTTGCGGACCAGCGGCAGATTTTGAAGGAGACGGTCAATCCGGATTTGGCGAAGGTGCCGCAGGTGTGGGCTCTGTACAAGGAGGTCCAGGGGTATTACGAGAAAGGCATGCGCGTGCCGGACGATGTGACGCTGCTGTGGAGCGATGACAACTGGGGCGATCTGCGGCGGCTGCCCACGGCGGAGGAGCGCAAGCGCAGCGGTGGCGCGGGGATTTATTACCACTTCGACTACGTGGGTGGGCCGCGCTCGTACAAGTGGCTGAACACGGTGCCTATCACCAAGACACAGGAGCAAATGCACCTGGCGCTGGAGTATGGCGCGGACCGGTTGTGGGTGGTGAACGTCGGCGACGGCAAGCCGATGGAATTTCCGATGGAGTTTCTCCTGAGCTATGCGAGGACGCCGCAGCGCTGGGGCTATACCCGCGACGGCGGGGACCATCTCGACGAGTTCACGCTCGATTGGGCTAAGCGGGAGTTCGGCCCGGAGCATGCGCGGGAGATTGCGAACGAGATGGAGGAGTACACGCGCTACAACGGCAGGCGGAAGCCGGAATTAATTGATCCGACGACGTTCAGTCTGGCGAACTATCACGAGGCGGATCGCGTATATGAGGAGTGGGACGGGCTCGCGCGCCGCGTGGACAAGCTTGCGACGGAGCTTCCGGAGAACGAGCGGGCCAGCTACTTCGAACTGATCCAGTATCCGGTCGATGCTTGCGCCAATCTGACGGAGATGTACATCACTGCCGGGCGCAATGCGCTGGACGCGCGGCTGGGAAATCCGAAGGCCAATGATGAGGCGTCGGATGTCCAGCGCATGTTCGCGAAGGACGCGACGCTGAGCGAGGAGTACAACCACAGCCTGATGAATGGGAAGTGGGACCACATGATGGACCAGACACATATTGGCTACGTGAGCTGGAACGATCCACCGGTGAATGTGATGCCGGCGGTGAGCTGGGTGCAGGTTCCGCAGGAGGGATCGCTCGGCGTGAGCGCTGAGGATGCGATGTTTACGCGTGTGGGCGGGCGGTTTGAGTTTTCGCTGGGAACGGTGGATTCAGTGAATCAGCAGACGCGCACGTTAACGCTATTTGATCGCGGCAAGACGCCGGTGCCGTTCGCGGTGAAAACGAGTGCGTCGTGGCTGATGGTGTCGAAGAGTGAGGGAATGCTGGAGTCTGCGGAGCAGAGCGTTGTGGTGAGCGTGGACTGGAGCAAGGTTCCGGGCGACGAGGCAGATGGAACAGCGACCGTGAGTTCCGGCGATGCGCGGCCGGTGGTGTACACGCTGCGTGCGAAGAGATTGCCGATCACGCGGGAGAATGCACAGGGATTTGTCGAGAGCGACGGGTATGTCGCGATGGAGGCGGCGGACACGACGGCTCGGACGGCTGACGATGCAGCGAACGGAACAATGCATTGGGTGGAGTTGCCGGGGTATGGCGAGACGAAGTCCGGGATGACGGTGTTTCCGGTCACGGCGGCGAGCGAAGCGAATTCCGGGACATCGTTGGACTACAGGATGTACCTTTATGACGCCGGGAAATTCGAGCTGCAGATGATGCTTTCGCCGACGCTGAACTTTGTTCCGGGGCGGGGGTTGCGTTTCGCGGTATCGGTTGATGATGGCCCGCGAACGATGGTGGATGCTCTGGGGAACAACACGGACAAGGAGTGGGCGGAAGCCGTGAGCGATGGTGTGCGGCGTGTGAGTGTGCCGCTGACGATTGCGACGGCCGGGTATCACACGCTGAAGGTGTGGGCGGTTGATCCGGCCGTGGTCGTCGAGAGAGTTGTGCTGAGTTATGGTCGGCTGCGGCCAAGCTACCTGGGTCCGCCGGAGAGTTTTCATGCAGGTGTAGCTGCAGGATTGCGTTGA
- a CDS encoding APC family permease: MPPVTHAPQENAPIRRRKPRPTGLRLLPLVAAIYFMVSGGPYGLEDIIGMAGFGRALLLLCLVPILWSLPTALMVGELASAIPDEGGFYVWAHRALGRFWGFQVAWLSLASSVFDMAIYPTTVSLYLMTVFPELKHGHYALFLKLAIVLIATLWNLRGAVSVGHGSVRMMAISLAPFAVMLLIALWRIAHGGLHLAPTGRTLTYDLGGALSVTMWNYMGWDNASTIAQEVENPQRDYPRAMLVSALTIMCVYTLPLLAVWAVGIPAARFSTGAWADAAGLLGGSILAIAVVLAGSLDGLGTFNALTLTLTRLPYAMAEDHLLPRILTLRTKKGVPWVSVLACGTCWALALSLTFERLISIDLVLWGASLILEFLSLIVLRRTEPGLKRPFRIPGNQLALILIGCGPMLLLTFALFNARTEKLAGMNALLLATIIGAAGPVVYALMRLSSKQKGISGKR; the protein is encoded by the coding sequence GTGCCGCCCGTCACCCACGCTCCGCAGGAGAACGCACCAATCCGCCGCCGCAAGCCGCGTCCCACCGGCCTCCGTCTCCTTCCGCTCGTCGCGGCCATCTATTTCATGGTCTCGGGCGGCCCCTACGGCCTCGAAGACATCATCGGCATGGCCGGCTTCGGCCGCGCTTTGCTTCTGCTCTGCCTGGTACCCATCCTCTGGAGCCTGCCCACCGCGCTCATGGTCGGCGAGCTCGCCTCCGCCATCCCCGACGAAGGCGGCTTCTACGTCTGGGCGCACCGCGCGCTCGGCCGCTTCTGGGGCTTCCAGGTCGCCTGGCTTTCGCTCGCCTCCAGCGTCTTTGACATGGCCATCTACCCCACCACGGTCTCGCTCTATCTGATGACCGTCTTCCCTGAGCTCAAGCACGGCCACTACGCGCTCTTTCTCAAACTCGCCATCGTCCTCATCGCCACGCTCTGGAACCTCCGCGGTGCTGTCTCCGTCGGCCACGGCTCGGTGCGCATGATGGCGATCTCGCTGGCTCCCTTCGCCGTCATGCTGCTCATTGCACTCTGGCGCATCGCCCACGGCGGCCTTCACCTCGCCCCAACCGGCCGCACGCTGACCTACGATCTCGGCGGCGCGCTCTCCGTCACCATGTGGAACTACATGGGATGGGACAACGCGTCCACCATCGCGCAGGAGGTCGAGAACCCGCAGCGCGACTACCCGCGCGCGATGCTCGTTTCGGCGCTCACCATCATGTGCGTGTACACGCTTCCGCTGCTCGCGGTCTGGGCGGTCGGCATTCCCGCCGCGCGTTTTTCTACCGGCGCCTGGGCAGACGCCGCCGGGCTGTTAGGCGGATCCATCCTCGCGATCGCCGTCGTTCTCGCCGGCTCGCTCGACGGCCTCGGCACCTTCAACGCCCTCACGCTGACGCTCACGCGCCTTCCCTACGCCATGGCCGAAGACCATCTCCTCCCACGCATCCTCACCCTCCGCACAAAGAAAGGCGTCCCCTGGGTCAGCGTACTCGCTTGCGGCACCTGCTGGGCGCTCGCGCTCTCGCTCACCTTCGAGCGCCTCATCTCCATCGACCTCGTCCTCTGGGGAGCCTCGCTCATCCTCGAGTTCCTCTCCCTCATCGTCCTACGCCGCACCGAGCCCGGCCTGAAACGCCCCTTCCGCATCCCCGGCAACCAGCTGGCGCTCATCCTCATCGGCTGCGGCCCCATGCTCCTGCTCACCTTCGCCCTCTTCAACGCCCGCACCGAAAAGCTCGCCGGCATGAACGCCCTGCTCCTCGCCACGATCATCGGCGCTGCCGGCCCGGTCGTCTACGCGCTCATGCGCCTTTCGTCCAAACAGAAAGGGATCAGCGGCAAGCGCTGA
- a CDS encoding inorganic diphosphatase — translation MPNYLELPVGPKSPELVNAVIEIPLEGINKYEYDKQLHVFRLDRNLYSPVHYPGDYGFIPSTLAADGDPLDCLVLVDTPSFPGCVLTVRPIGVLEMTDQGVADEKILCVGQANPRYKDVWNYSDVYPHVLKEMTHFFSIYKDLEGKRVEVKGWRDAARAREIIGQAEQAFIDAKEKKDKKVLEAVGAGKK, via the coding sequence ATGCCGAACTATTTGGAACTGCCGGTGGGGCCGAAGTCGCCGGAGCTGGTGAATGCGGTGATCGAGATTCCCCTGGAGGGAATCAACAAGTACGAGTACGACAAGCAGCTGCATGTGTTTCGGCTGGACAGGAATTTGTACTCACCGGTGCATTATCCGGGCGACTACGGGTTCATTCCGAGCACGCTGGCGGCGGATGGTGACCCGCTGGACTGTTTGGTGCTGGTGGATACGCCGAGCTTTCCAGGGTGCGTGCTGACGGTGCGGCCGATTGGCGTGCTGGAGATGACCGACCAGGGCGTGGCCGATGAGAAGATCCTGTGCGTGGGACAGGCGAATCCCAGGTACAAGGATGTTTGGAACTATTCGGATGTGTACCCGCATGTGCTGAAGGAAATGACGCACTTCTTCTCGATCTATAAGGACCTGGAAGGTAAGCGCGTTGAGGTGAAGGGGTGGCGCGATGCGGCCAGGGCGAGGGAGATCATCGGCCAGGCGGAGCAGGCGTTTATTGATGCCAAGGAAAAGAAGGACAAGAAGGTGCTCGAGGCCGTGGGCGCGGGGAAGAAGTAG